One window of the Sphaerochaeta associata genome contains the following:
- a CDS encoding MFS transporter: MYRSTIRACYLGNFIGALTCNLAPLLYVTFMHEFGITFEQAGRLTLLNFFTQIVADLVFSRPVDKWGVRPFITLGHFLAFIGFLLLAFAPTLFPSNPYLGLMVATVIYSIGGGLFELLLSAIVQSIPNDSKEKAMSLLHSFYAWGFIVVVIGTTLMIKLLGRSNWPILVLIWSVFPLINFFNFLRVPLAPAVSEEKRTKIRELLSSRYFLFVVLGIAVGGATEVSMSQWTSAFVEASLGLPKEVGDLVGLCLFALLLGTIRAVYGSWGDKFPLYKAMLAGSILCVACYLIAAFSPLPVISLIACIFAGLGSGLLWPGSVVNGANRFPYAGSSLFAFLAAGGDAGAAFGPWLIGLTADVTPTLVQVAPWLRHLTLEESALRSGMLIGALFPVLMVIFLTRMKKQAQV, translated from the coding sequence ATGTATCGATCTACCATCCGTGCCTGCTATTTGGGAAACTTCATCGGAGCTTTGACGTGCAACCTGGCCCCGCTTTTATATGTGACGTTCATGCATGAGTTCGGCATCACCTTCGAGCAGGCCGGAAGATTGACGCTGCTCAACTTTTTCACCCAGATTGTCGCCGATTTGGTCTTCAGTCGTCCGGTGGACAAGTGGGGGGTGCGGCCGTTCATCACATTGGGCCACTTCCTGGCCTTCATAGGGTTCCTCTTGCTGGCGTTCGCCCCGACGCTTTTTCCATCAAATCCCTATCTAGGCTTGATGGTGGCCACGGTCATCTACTCGATCGGGGGCGGCCTGTTCGAGCTTCTGCTCAGTGCAATCGTCCAATCGATACCGAATGACTCGAAGGAGAAGGCGATGAGCCTGCTTCACTCCTTCTATGCATGGGGATTCATCGTCGTAGTCATTGGAACAACACTGATGATCAAGCTGCTGGGCCGCAGCAACTGGCCCATACTGGTGCTTATCTGGTCGGTCTTCCCCCTGATAAACTTCTTCAACTTTCTTCGTGTTCCCCTTGCACCTGCGGTAAGTGAAGAGAAACGTACGAAAATTCGGGAGCTTCTCAGCTCACGCTACTTCTTGTTCGTGGTGCTGGGCATCGCCGTGGGTGGAGCCACCGAAGTCTCCATGTCACAGTGGACAAGTGCATTTGTGGAAGCATCCCTGGGGCTTCCCAAAGAGGTCGGCGACCTTGTGGGGCTGTGCCTGTTCGCCCTCCTGCTGGGTACCATACGTGCTGTCTATGGCTCGTGGGGGGACAAATTCCCGCTTTATAAGGCCATGCTGGCAGGCAGTATTCTCTGCGTTGCCTGCTACTTGATAGCTGCGTTCAGCCCGCTTCCTGTCATCAGTCTCATCGCCTGTATTTTTGCAGGTCTCGGCAGCGGCCTCCTATGGCCGGGCTCGGTCGTCAACGGGGCCAATCGATTCCCTTATGCAGGATCCTCGCTCTTTGCCTTCCTTGCCGCCGGCGGCGATGCAGGGGCGGCGTTCGGCCCCTGGCTCATCGGCCTTACAGCCGACGTCACTCCCACCCTCGTACAGGTGGCCCCTTGGCTCAGGCATCTGACGCTTGAGGAATCAGCATTGAGAAGCGGCATGCTCATCGGGGCCTTGTTCCCCGTTCTGATGGTAATTTTTCTTACAAGGATGAAGAAACAGGCACAAGTGTAG
- a CDS encoding cyclic nucleotide-binding domain-containing protein — protein sequence MSECTLENEFLCKHSMFGGLSDEDLLLIKGFLQEQTFAPNTTILQQGQSNNSVHFIVEGEVAIVRRSESNKKQSRIITTLHKGDSFGEMELIDIQSCAASVISQSETRIITLSNKDLYKISLINLKTYTMLILNLARDISRRLRSADEMLALVKNRTTLVPVSSSL from the coding sequence ATGAGCGAATGCACACTAGAGAATGAATTTCTCTGCAAACACAGTATGTTCGGAGGACTTAGTGACGAGGACCTCTTGTTGATCAAGGGTTTTCTGCAGGAGCAAACCTTTGCTCCAAACACTACGATTCTTCAACAGGGACAGAGCAACAACAGCGTGCACTTCATCGTTGAAGGGGAAGTAGCCATCGTTCGCCGATCGGAGTCGAATAAAAAGCAGAGCAGAATCATCACCACCCTGCATAAAGGCGACTCGTTCGGGGAGATGGAGCTGATCGACATCCAAAGCTGTGCCGCCTCGGTAATCAGCCAGAGTGAAACCCGTATCATCACCCTGTCGAACAAGGATCTCTATAAAATTTCCTTGATCAATCTGAAGACCTATACCATGCTCATCCTCAACCTGGCCCGGGATATCAGCCGCAGGCTTCGGTCAGCGGACGAGATGCTCGCCTTGGTCAAGAACCGAACTACACTTGTGCCTGTTTCTTCATCCTTGTAA
- a CDS encoding AAA family ATPase has product MAKQHQFTSFSLFRAPGFPSHTFPDLRSLHGGLNVVHGPNGVGKTTMVSTMRGLLFASDCPKNLEAEALVMSGGQTWHLSLSQGRLVQKRLDTGEEIRLPGRNDEYADAYWFPLHELLESVGSQGVFLQAIQKEMQGGIDLQLALRQAKGIAAFSNGRIKLASSVTEAYKAYDAIRTELQANVSLKTEIARLERELSRQAYLQQTSERLKSVQAYLQTLEKRRALLADLQGYDSTLALLNEHTFKDARALQAALEQADEAVRERQASIKVDQAVLDNLIVDPEFLADPNFIQVITARIDAIKELENQVRSTEKELQSTKSALKVCEEQLSWLVSQAPDQGKLVSMVEKLAKLALSCEPLRCNLAASQAHLRQLGELVEVDLQEKERLESLKTTLLLCIETLGSVNSMPKTKRHSRKVLLLGTVALSLFGSLLSITFSPMLGLLGTLAVAIFGLVFSRNIPNEKYQSLQTLLASYQARLENQLGHFALESFDVAGVSNLLRKVLARMADLERMEGENVRRRNAVQTLEQAKDAYDAWLDEWEQASRALNLTKEPDLQGSQFFHLSPLLKDWVHAVSAHDQSAAQVQHARKQLQAAALDLARLCRLQETEVVDITAGSQNLIHTIQNASKLQDRLQSQKELLVQEEQRQGTVASDLQKLFERLKLASGDLQTLENLQSQYEQYRGLEDQKRGYEQSLNTYPPEIIEFAASTSLDEVMDMVSDAEAELGQLEELREEYGRKRERYDSLCSDTKLEEALFSYEAAKEALEAQRREEVHERMVYTLFEEVKQESESIHVPQVVRHASNWLLRITANRFSLGMGNGTFNAVDTTLGRSFSLAELSSGTRVQLLFAVRMAFLEMLESGGEYHFPVFFDELMANSDDQRSLAIAEAIVEISKDRQVFYCTAQLDEVTKLQDVAKGALQVIRLEDVKRSYRIQESPYSAVKVDTLSVIDPVQDYDAYAKALNIPSPLLYEPIGSLHSWYLCTESEELYAHMKRGFVNAGQVARAGEQYRQRLALVAQAQQLAQTGRPKVFTIHDLSDDDLKLNRSAAYYEALQIFLQEERRTGNDVLQAIEAKVLKGFRDNARDALSSFLYEKGFATDDAPYTVAEVLSRLCLNHPDLYIDSENHRIVQRYLKSLDLEN; this is encoded by the coding sequence ATGGCAAAACAGCATCAATTCACTTCGTTCTCCCTCTTTCGCGCTCCAGGCTTTCCCAGCCATACTTTTCCGGATTTACGCTCTCTCCACGGTGGTCTGAATGTCGTTCATGGACCAAACGGCGTAGGCAAGACCACGATGGTTTCGACCATGCGCGGCCTGTTGTTCGCATCGGATTGTCCGAAAAACCTGGAAGCTGAGGCCCTTGTGATGTCGGGAGGGCAGACGTGGCATCTGAGCCTTTCACAGGGCAGGCTCGTACAGAAGCGTCTCGATACAGGAGAAGAGATTCGCCTGCCCGGACGTAATGATGAGTATGCGGATGCCTACTGGTTCCCGTTGCACGAGCTTTTGGAATCTGTGGGTTCTCAGGGTGTATTTCTCCAAGCCATCCAGAAAGAGATGCAGGGCGGGATCGACCTTCAGCTCGCGCTTCGGCAAGCCAAAGGTATTGCAGCGTTCTCCAATGGGAGAATTAAGCTTGCAAGCAGCGTTACGGAAGCTTATAAGGCTTATGATGCGATCCGAACCGAGTTGCAAGCAAATGTTTCTCTGAAGACCGAAATAGCCCGACTTGAACGTGAGTTGTCTCGTCAGGCTTACTTGCAGCAAACCTCTGAACGGTTGAAATCGGTGCAAGCGTATCTCCAGACGCTTGAGAAAAGACGGGCTCTGCTGGCCGACCTGCAGGGGTATGACAGTACTCTTGCCCTGCTGAATGAGCACACGTTCAAGGATGCCCGAGCATTGCAAGCAGCCTTGGAGCAAGCCGATGAAGCGGTAAGGGAGCGGCAGGCCTCCATCAAGGTCGACCAAGCGGTTTTGGACAACCTTATAGTCGACCCTGAATTCCTCGCCGACCCCAATTTTATCCAGGTCATTACCGCTCGGATCGATGCAATCAAGGAGCTTGAAAACCAGGTACGCTCGACTGAAAAGGAACTGCAGAGTACCAAGAGTGCCTTGAAGGTGTGTGAAGAACAACTTTCCTGGCTGGTGAGCCAGGCACCGGACCAAGGAAAGTTGGTAAGCATGGTGGAAAAGCTTGCCAAGCTTGCTCTTAGTTGCGAACCGCTTCGTTGCAATCTCGCTGCCTCGCAAGCCCACCTGCGGCAACTGGGGGAGCTGGTCGAGGTCGATTTGCAGGAAAAAGAGAGACTGGAATCTTTGAAGACAACACTGCTTCTTTGCATCGAGACCCTCGGCAGTGTGAACTCCATGCCGAAAACCAAGCGTCACTCCCGTAAAGTACTGCTTCTTGGCACAGTCGCCCTCTCCTTGTTCGGCTCGCTGCTATCCATTACCTTCTCCCCGATGCTCGGTTTGCTCGGAACCTTGGCAGTCGCCATTTTCGGACTGGTTTTTTCCAGGAACATACCCAATGAAAAGTACCAGTCGCTTCAAACTTTGCTGGCTTCCTATCAGGCCAGGCTGGAAAATCAGCTGGGTCACTTCGCCCTCGAATCTTTTGATGTTGCAGGCGTTTCGAACCTGCTTAGGAAAGTCCTCGCCAGGATGGCCGATCTGGAGCGCATGGAAGGGGAGAATGTGAGGCGAAGAAACGCCGTACAAACCCTGGAGCAGGCAAAAGATGCTTATGATGCCTGGCTTGATGAATGGGAACAAGCGAGCAGGGCTCTCAACCTGACCAAGGAGCCGGATCTGCAAGGCTCGCAATTCTTCCATCTGTCTCCTCTCCTCAAGGATTGGGTGCACGCAGTCAGTGCCCACGATCAGAGTGCTGCACAGGTGCAGCATGCACGAAAGCAGCTCCAAGCAGCGGCACTTGATCTGGCACGGCTGTGCAGGTTGCAGGAGACCGAGGTTGTCGATATCACAGCCGGCTCGCAGAATCTGATACACACCATCCAAAATGCATCCAAGCTTCAAGACCGCTTGCAAAGCCAAAAGGAGCTGCTTGTACAGGAAGAACAGAGGCAGGGTACCGTTGCATCGGATTTGCAAAAGCTCTTCGAACGGCTTAAGCTTGCCTCAGGCGACCTGCAGACTCTGGAAAACCTGCAGAGTCAGTATGAACAGTATCGTGGGCTTGAAGATCAAAAGCGTGGGTATGAGCAATCACTCAATACCTATCCGCCGGAGATCATTGAGTTTGCTGCAAGCACCTCGCTGGACGAAGTCATGGATATGGTCTCCGATGCAGAGGCCGAACTCGGGCAGCTGGAGGAGCTGCGTGAAGAGTACGGGAGAAAGCGGGAGCGGTATGATTCGTTGTGCTCGGATACCAAGTTGGAGGAAGCCCTGTTCAGCTACGAGGCGGCCAAGGAGGCTTTGGAGGCCCAACGAAGAGAGGAAGTGCACGAGCGCATGGTGTACACCCTCTTTGAGGAGGTGAAGCAAGAGTCGGAATCGATTCATGTACCGCAGGTGGTCCGCCATGCGAGTAATTGGTTGCTGCGTATTACGGCAAACCGCTTTTCCCTTGGTATGGGCAACGGCACCTTCAATGCTGTGGATACCACCCTGGGACGAAGCTTCTCCCTTGCCGAGCTCTCCAGTGGTACGAGGGTGCAGCTGCTGTTTGCAGTGAGAATGGCTTTTCTGGAGATGCTGGAAAGCGGGGGTGAGTATCACTTTCCCGTCTTCTTTGACGAATTGATGGCCAACAGCGACGACCAGCGATCGTTGGCGATTGCAGAGGCCATTGTTGAGATTTCCAAGGACCGGCAGGTTTTCTATTGCACTGCACAACTTGATGAGGTGACCAAGCTTCAGGATGTGGCAAAGGGGGCGTTGCAGGTGATCAGGTTGGAGGATGTAAAACGAAGCTATCGTATCCAAGAGAGTCCTTACTCTGCGGTGAAGGTGGATACGTTGTCCGTAATCGATCCTGTGCAAGACTATGATGCGTATGCAAAGGCACTGAATATTCCGTCACCGCTTCTGTACGAGCCGATAGGGAGTTTGCACAGCTGGTATCTGTGCACTGAAAGCGAAGAGCTGTATGCCCATATGAAGCGGGGGTTTGTCAATGCTGGGCAGGTGGCAAGGGCAGGAGAACAGTACCGGCAGCGCCTGGCCCTGGTTGCACAAGCCCAGCAGCTGGCTCAAACCGGAAGGCCGAAGGTGTTCACTATCCATGATTTGTCCGACGATGATTTGAAGCTGAACCGAAGCGCCGCCTACTACGAGGCCCTGCAGATCTTTCTGCAGGAGGAGCGTAGGACAGGCAACGATGTACTTCAAGCCATTGAGGCAAAAGTTCTGAAAGGTTTTCGGGATAATGCCAGGGATGCCCTGTCTTCATTCCTCTATGAGAAGGGGTTTGCCACCGATGATGCGCCTTACACGGTTGCAGAAGTCTTGAGCAGGCTCTGTCTCAACCATCCGGATCTGTATATCGACAGCGAGAACCATAGGATTGTACAACGGTATCTGAAGAGTCTGGATCTGGAGAATTAA
- a CDS encoding NAD(P)-dependent alcohol dehydrogenase — MQAAVYESYGPPEVVHLCEVPIPVCKDDHVLVQIGASSVNSADVRTRALDVAGPLKVILRLVMGWKRPKQPILGTVFSGKVIAVGSLATDFQVGDRLFGCTPGLGFGCHAEYVAVPIKAAMAKCPVKASDAESVSLVFGGTTALFFLNKASSKIGSTLLVYGASGAVGCMAVQIAKRMGFRVTACASDMHREAVLSLGPDAFLSYTNKELADCSTRFDVVFDAVGKMPAAERRRLLSDKGIFLTVGGSSVAKETRDQLEQLRQWFEEGTLKPIIDSTYRLQDITAAHARVDTKHKVGSVVVLMDDRS; from the coding sequence ATGCAAGCAGCAGTGTATGAATCGTACGGTCCTCCTGAAGTGGTACACCTCTGTGAAGTTCCAATCCCAGTTTGTAAGGATGACCACGTATTGGTGCAAATCGGGGCATCGTCAGTGAACTCTGCCGATGTGCGGACGAGGGCATTGGACGTTGCAGGTCCTTTGAAAGTTATCCTGCGACTGGTCATGGGTTGGAAAAGACCCAAACAGCCGATTCTGGGTACTGTTTTCTCTGGTAAAGTGATAGCGGTTGGATCGTTGGCAACAGATTTCCAGGTAGGCGACCGGCTCTTTGGTTGCACCCCGGGTCTTGGCTTCGGTTGTCATGCCGAGTATGTCGCCGTCCCCATCAAAGCGGCAATGGCCAAGTGCCCCGTCAAAGCTTCTGATGCAGAGTCGGTGTCATTGGTCTTCGGTGGAACGACAGCGCTCTTTTTTTTGAACAAAGCCTCATCCAAGATTGGGTCTACATTACTGGTGTATGGAGCCTCGGGGGCGGTGGGCTGCATGGCAGTACAAATTGCCAAACGTATGGGTTTTCGTGTGACGGCTTGTGCGAGCGATATGCACCGCGAGGCCGTGCTTTCCTTGGGGCCGGATGCATTTTTATCCTACACCAATAAAGAGCTCGCTGATTGTTCCACTCGCTTCGATGTTGTGTTTGATGCTGTTGGAAAAATGCCGGCAGCCGAGAGGAGACGACTTCTATCCGACAAAGGTATCTTCCTAACGGTAGGAGGCAGCAGCGTTGCCAAGGAGACCAGGGATCAATTGGAGCAACTGCGCCAATGGTTCGAGGAGGGAACGTTGAAACCGATTATTGACAGCACATATCGGTTGCAGGACATAACAGCAGCTCACGCACGAGTCGATACCAAACATAAGGTGGGTAGCGTCGTAGTGCTGATGGATGATCGTTCATGA
- a CDS encoding TolC family protein, with the protein MSKKVLIQAALLLLLFFPLSALSAITLDEALQAGRANNLSLTSTAIDVNAAKRDVDTSWNLFIPTVDLTLSNVGNGPVFKAFPGATAANTGLGLSLSATLTLNPAVKSKLDSYHIGYQIQQVTYEQAKAEVERTITKLFYYLLMEEQNIGVQQANLELAQKQYEEVQLKFEQGFASELEVLSSQLAAERLKPSLQQAKNQYASNLLTLKAMLGMELDQELVVEGEIPSLIKELEVQDLKEYLEKSYSIALIDLNIAQMRMTQKQNREQALLPTIMIKGTYDISLWSERNPINDFSDSATYTVALSIPLDGFIPNSRTKVGLAKLDDSVQKLALQRQQAVKQLEVSVVGQVQSLNMLASQAELATQSLELTEKVYIMNHIQYESGYIGRVALEEAQNNLLGARQQVLALQFQYVSSLIDLIYDLNIQHQYRTKELI; encoded by the coding sequence ATGTCCAAAAAAGTACTGATACAGGCAGCCCTCTTGCTGCTTCTTTTCTTTCCCCTCTCTGCACTCTCCGCCATTACCTTGGATGAAGCATTGCAGGCAGGACGAGCCAACAATCTTTCGCTTACCAGCACAGCCATAGATGTCAATGCTGCAAAGCGAGATGTCGATACCTCTTGGAATTTGTTCATCCCCACAGTCGATTTGACACTTTCCAATGTTGGGAATGGTCCTGTTTTTAAAGCATTTCCAGGGGCAACTGCTGCCAATACCGGACTTGGGCTCAGCCTTTCTGCGACGCTCACCCTGAATCCAGCCGTAAAGAGTAAATTGGATTCTTATCATATAGGATACCAGATTCAACAGGTGACGTACGAACAGGCAAAAGCGGAGGTGGAACGTACCATCACCAAGCTTTTCTACTACCTGCTGATGGAAGAACAGAACATCGGCGTTCAGCAGGCAAATCTTGAACTGGCTCAGAAGCAATATGAAGAAGTGCAACTCAAGTTTGAGCAGGGATTCGCCTCAGAGCTTGAAGTGCTTTCCAGCCAGTTGGCGGCCGAACGGCTCAAGCCTTCACTGCAGCAGGCTAAGAACCAGTACGCTTCGAACCTTCTTACCTTGAAAGCAATGCTTGGCATGGAGTTGGATCAGGAACTCGTGGTTGAAGGAGAGATTCCCTCTCTGATCAAGGAGCTCGAGGTGCAGGATTTGAAGGAGTATTTGGAAAAGAGCTACTCCATCGCACTGATTGATTTGAACATTGCTCAGATGAGAATGACGCAGAAACAGAATCGCGAACAGGCCTTGCTCCCGACCATAATGATAAAGGGTACCTATGATATCTCTTTGTGGAGCGAAAGGAATCCGATCAACGATTTCAGCGATTCCGCTACCTATACTGTTGCACTCAGCATTCCCCTCGACGGATTCATTCCCAACTCCCGCACAAAGGTAGGCCTTGCCAAGCTGGATGACTCTGTACAGAAGCTTGCCCTCCAGCGACAGCAGGCGGTCAAGCAACTGGAAGTGAGTGTAGTGGGGCAGGTGCAGAGCTTGAACATGCTTGCCAGTCAAGCAGAGCTTGCCACCCAGAGTCTGGAGCTCACCGAGAAAGTCTATATCATGAACCATATTCAGTATGAGAGCGGCTATATCGGAAGGGTGGCGTTGGAGGAAGCCCAGAACAATTTGCTCGGAGCGCGACAGCAGGTTCTTGCTCTTCAGTTCCAATATGTATCCTCTCTCATCGATCTTATCTATGATTTGAATATCCAACACCAGTATCGCACGAAGGAGTTGATCTAA
- a CDS encoding metallophosphoesterase family protein yields the protein MKILACADIHMGRKPEFAQSGHSSWDAIVEKALSLAVDVVVLAGDVVEQEKAWLSVYGPLLKGLQTLKEAGIRVVGVGGNHDWNIFPSLVQDSDAITILGLGGKWESLDIGCVRFLGWSFPSSHEKENPLKKFPSDLLNPSLIHLGLLHADYGTALSAYAPVQEQDLIRSKVELWMLGHIHKRGKVGQAQAYYCGSPYALDVNEMGEHGVYLLETEGDLHFKPPLFIPLCPYRYETFIVDVSGIEDADGIQKHLTKSIRNCIHELKYEGTLYVKAVFTGTLNPSLNLGQVMQKIGDDDAFFIEEQGVVAYLLDRYEDQTELAIDLHQLSKGSGPDAMLAKKLLDPVQLDRLARQYQSLNEESCNSSAYSRLDSSSLSLEEAANLARQAGMRLLQAMIVQKQGER from the coding sequence ATGAAAATCCTGGCATGCGCAGATATCCATATGGGCAGAAAGCCTGAATTCGCTCAATCCGGGCACAGTAGTTGGGATGCCATTGTGGAGAAAGCCCTCAGCCTCGCTGTCGACGTTGTTGTGTTGGCAGGCGATGTGGTTGAGCAGGAAAAAGCCTGGCTTTCGGTATACGGCCCCTTGCTCAAAGGATTGCAGACGCTCAAGGAAGCAGGCATCAGGGTCGTCGGGGTGGGGGGCAATCATGACTGGAACATCTTTCCCAGCCTGGTGCAGGACAGCGATGCCATCACGATCCTCGGCCTTGGCGGGAAATGGGAGAGTCTGGACATCGGGTGTGTCCGATTTCTCGGCTGGTCATTTCCCTCAAGCCATGAAAAAGAGAATCCTCTGAAAAAGTTTCCCAGCGATTTGCTCAATCCCTCTCTCATACATCTGGGATTGCTGCATGCCGACTACGGCACTGCGCTCTCTGCCTATGCACCGGTCCAAGAGCAGGATCTTATCCGAAGCAAGGTGGAACTGTGGATGCTCGGCCACATTCACAAGAGGGGAAAAGTCGGACAAGCACAAGCGTATTACTGTGGTTCTCCCTATGCACTCGATGTGAATGAGATGGGCGAGCACGGCGTCTATCTTTTGGAAACGGAAGGGGACCTGCACTTCAAGCCGCCGCTCTTCATTCCCCTTTGTCCCTATCGCTATGAGACCTTCATCGTTGATGTAAGCGGCATCGAGGATGCCGATGGGATACAGAAACACCTTACCAAGAGCATCCGCAATTGTATACACGAACTCAAGTATGAAGGGACGCTGTATGTGAAGGCTGTCTTCACCGGCACGCTCAATCCTTCTCTCAACCTTGGGCAGGTCATGCAAAAGATCGGGGACGACGATGCCTTCTTCATAGAGGAACAAGGTGTTGTCGCCTACTTGCTCGATCGCTACGAGGACCAAACCGAGCTTGCAATCGACTTGCATCAACTGTCGAAGGGAAGCGGGCCCGATGCCATGCTTGCCAAAAAACTGCTCGATCCAGTGCAGTTGGACCGATTGGCGAGGCAGTATCAAAGCCTCAACGAAGAGAGCTGCAACAGCTCGGCGTACAGCAGGCTGGACAGTTCAAGCCTGAGTTTGGAAGAAGCTGCTAATCTAGCCAGGCAAGCCGGCATGCGGCTGCTCCAAGCGATGATAGTGCAAAAGCAAGGAGAACGATAA
- a CDS encoding GGDEF domain-containing protein: protein MLYYVQNSVTGMLLLVILLYFFLKQQGRLEKEGRYFLALWATNFALLACELCIDILGISAPTASLALFVAVVTAIFYTLNPTVGVFYFLYIQHVVGKRTKRWFLLLLVTPVLFVAVTSVISIHTGWLFVVNELSEYSRGPYFFLTVISNYLYLVLGPIYLVFNHKQLERKIYSTLLVFPFPVFIAGILQVMFYGLEVLWISLAISLLILFFNVEANQVNRDYLTGLFNRRYFQKVADLAFSKKKGINPQWAFMLDINGFKYINDTFGHAQGDEALMRIARLLEQAVPRHTVVSRYGGDEFALLTPELPKSEIARMLERLQQILTESNAAGECPYMLTLSAGCAPLIREQYPNLDAFLQQLDASMYKAKLESKKADADKHSVIFHICK, encoded by the coding sequence GTGCTGTATTATGTTCAGAACAGTGTAACCGGTATGCTTTTGCTTGTGATCCTGCTTTATTTTTTCCTCAAGCAACAAGGCAGGCTTGAAAAAGAGGGGCGGTATTTTCTAGCGCTCTGGGCAACCAATTTTGCATTATTGGCATGTGAGCTCTGCATTGATATTCTTGGCATCTCCGCTCCGACAGCGTCTTTGGCTCTCTTTGTGGCGGTGGTCACGGCGATATTCTATACGCTCAATCCAACGGTAGGCGTATTCTATTTTCTCTATATACAGCATGTCGTCGGCAAGCGTACGAAACGATGGTTTTTGTTGCTGCTTGTTACTCCCGTCCTCTTTGTCGCCGTGACTTCGGTGATAAGCATCCACACTGGATGGTTGTTCGTGGTCAACGAGCTCTCTGAGTACAGCAGGGGACCATACTTCTTTCTGACCGTCATCAGCAATTACTTGTACTTGGTGCTTGGACCCATCTACCTTGTATTCAATCATAAGCAACTGGAACGAAAAATATACAGTACGTTGCTTGTCTTCCCATTCCCGGTTTTCATTGCAGGGATATTGCAGGTCATGTTCTACGGGTTGGAGGTGTTGTGGATCAGCCTCGCCATCTCGCTTTTGATTCTCTTTTTCAACGTAGAGGCAAACCAAGTCAATCGTGATTACCTGACAGGGCTGTTCAATCGCCGGTACTTTCAAAAGGTGGCTGATCTTGCATTCTCCAAAAAGAAAGGCATCAACCCCCAATGGGCCTTCATGTTGGATATCAACGGCTTCAAATACATAAACGATACCTTCGGCCATGCCCAAGGTGATGAAGCTTTGATGCGCATTGCCCGCCTCTTGGAGCAAGCGGTTCCAAGGCATACAGTGGTAAGCCGCTATGGCGGTGATGAGTTCGCCCTGCTCACCCCGGAACTTCCCAAAAGCGAAATTGCCCGCATGCTTGAGAGGTTGCAACAAATTCTCACAGAGTCCAATGCGGCAGGAGAGTGCCCGTATATGCTCACCCTGAGTGCAGGATGTGCTCCATTGATACGCGAGCAATACCCCAATCTCGATGCCTTCCTGCAACAACTCGATGCGAGCATGTATAAAGCAAAACTGGAGAGCAAAAAAGCGGATGCTGACAAACATTCTGTGATATTCCATATCTGCAAGTGA